One segment of Myxocyprinus asiaticus isolate MX2 ecotype Aquarium Trade chromosome 41, UBuf_Myxa_2, whole genome shotgun sequence DNA contains the following:
- the crp1 gene encoding pentraxin fusion protein codes for MLASAVFLFCAFSLTSAASEVGLGGKVLLFPYETDFSFVKLTPKKPLGLSAFTLCMRVATELQGERQIILFAYRTPDYDELNVWRERDGRVSFYLSGDGAFFHLPPLSTFRSHLCLTWTSRTGLTAFWVDGRRSAFQLYKPGHSIRPRGTALLGQDADKHLGDFEAVQSFAGELTDLNMWDYVLSGSQIKALYLNQAQRVPKGNVFDWNTIEYEITGNVLVVQDD; via the exons ATGCTGGCATCAGCTGTTTTCCTTTTCTGTGCATTCTCTCTGACCTCAGCAGCTTCTGAAG TGGGTCTTGGTGGTAAAGTGCTTCTGTTCCCGTACGAGACCGATTTCAGCTTTGTCAAACTCACTCCTAAAAAACCACTGGGGCTTTCGGCGTTCACACTGTGCATGCGTGTTGCGACGGAGCTCCAGGGCGAGAGGCAGATCATCCTGTTCGCCTACCGCACACCTGACTATGATGAGCTAaatgtgtggagagagagagacggccgTGTGTCCTTCTACCTCAGCGGCGATGGGGCGTTCTTCCACCTGCCTCCTCTCTCCACCTTCCGGTCTCACCTGTGCCTCACCTGGACATCACGCACCGGGCTCACCGCATTCTGGGTGGATGGACGCCGCAGTGCGTTCCAGCTGTACAAACCGGGTCACAGCATCCGTCCGCGAGGCACCGCCCTGCTCGGCCAGGATGCCGATAAACACCTGGGCGACTTTGAGGCAGTGCAGAGTTTTGCCGGCGAGCTCACAGACCTGAACATGTGGGATTATGTTCTCTCGGGGAGTCAGATTAAAGCATTGTATTTAAACCAGGCACAGCGTGTGCCAAAGGGAAACGTGTTTGATTGGAACACCATAGAATATGAGATTACTGGAAATGTGCTAGTGGTGCAAGATGATTGA
- the LOC127431590 gene encoding pentraxin fusion protein-like yields the protein MLFTVIVLFCMISLTPEASEVGLGGKVLLFPTKTNSSYVKLFPKKPMRMSAFTLCMRVATEEPMKKEMIFFTYRTPNVDEINVWRENDGRTALYIKTSKDAAFFTLPPFTLRTHMCTTWSSASGFTAFWVNGQRSGHQVYRKGFIINHDGTVLLGQDADYYLGKFDAKQSFVGEISDVNMWDYVLSGNQIRALNSKQHGVPNGNVFDWNAIQYEKYGNVKVGQDN from the exons ATGCTATTCACAGTGATTGTTCTTTTCTGCATGATCTCTCTGACCCCAGAAGCTTCTGAAG tGGGTCTTGGTGGTAAAGTGCTTCTCTTTCCAACCAAGACTAATTCCAGCTATGTTAAACTCTTTCCTAAAAAACCTATGAGGATGTCAGCATTTACACTGTGCATGCGTGTTGCTACAGAGGAACCGATGAAGAAAGAGATGATTTTCTTTACCTACCGTACACCAAACGTAGATGAGATTAATGTATGGAGAGAGAATGATGGCCGTACGGCCCTctatattaaaactagcaaagatGCAGCATTTTTCACCTTGCCTCCTTTTACCCTTCGTACCCACATGTGCACCACCTGGAGCTCAGCGTCTGGTTTTACAGCCTTTTGGGTGAATGGACAACGCAGCGGACACCAGGTGTACAGAAAAGGTTTCATAATCAATCATGATGGCACCGTCCTGCTCGGCCAGGATGCTGATTATTATCTGGGCAAGTTTGATGCAAAGCAGAGCTTTGTAGGTGAAATTTCAGATGTGAACATGTGGGATTATGTTCTGTCTGGGAACCAGATTAGGGCATTAAATTCAAAACAGCATGGTGTGCCAAACGGAAATGTGTTCGATTGGAATGCCATACAATATGAGAAATATGGAAATGTGAAAGTGGGACAAGACAATTGA
- the LOC127431683 gene encoding pentraxin fusion protein-like yields MLFTAIVLFYMISLTPEASEVGLGGKVLLFPTKTNSSYVKLFPKKPMKMSAFTLCMRVATEELMKIEMIFFTYRTPNVDEINVWRQNDGRMALRIKTSKDAASFTLPPFTLRTHMCTTWSSASGFTAFWVNGQRSGHQVYRKGFIINHDGTVLLGQDADYYLGKFDAKQSFVGEISDVNMWDYVLSGNQIRALNSKQHGVPNGNVFDWNTIQYEKYGNVIVGQDNLLYSIVMLHTHSDSCVNPNDLFICV; encoded by the exons ATGCTGTTCACAGCGATTGTCCTTTTCTACATGATCTCTCTGACTCCAGAAGCTTCTGAAG tGGGTCTTGGTGGTAAAGTGCTTCTCTTTCCAACCAAGACTAATTCCAGCTATGTTAAACTCTTTCCTAAAAAACCTATGAAGATGTCAGCATTTACACTGTGCATGCGTGTTGCTACGGAGGAACTGATGAAGATAGAGATGATTTTCTTTACCTACCGTACACCAAATGTAGATGAGATTAATGTGTGGAGACAGAACGATGGCCGTATGGCCCTccgtattaaaactagcaaagatGCAGCATCTTTCACCTTGCCTCCTTTCACCCTCCGTACCCACATGTGCACCACCTGGAGCTCAGCATCTGGTTTTACAGCCTTTTGGGTGAATGGACAACGCAGCGGACACCAGGTGTACAGAAAAGGTTTCATAATCAATCATGATGGCACCGTCCTGCTCGGCCAGGATGCTGATTATTATCTGGGCAAGTTTGATGCAAAGCAGAGCTTTGTAGGTGAAATTTCAGATGTGAACATGTGGGATTATGTTCTGTCTGGGAACCAGATTAGGGCATTAAATTCAAAACAGCATGGTGTGCCAAACGGAAATGTGTTCGATTGGAACACCATACAATATGAGAAATATGGAAATGTGATAGTGGGACAAGACAATTTATTATATTCAATTGTAATGTTACATACACATTCTGACAGCTGTGTCAATCCTAATGATCTCTTCATCTGTGTTTAA